In Macaca fascicularis isolate 582-1 chromosome 15, T2T-MFA8v1.1, one genomic interval encodes:
- the STKLD1 gene encoding serine/threonine kinase-like domain-containing protein STKLD1 isoform X1: MLGPESDGRRPTQGERGPGYPGEPMDKYQVLYQLNPGALGVNLVVEEMETKVKRVIKQVECMDDHQASQALEELMPLLKLRHAHISVYRELFITWNGEISSLYLCLVMEFNKLSFQEVIEDKRKAKEIIDSKWMQNVLGQVLDALEYLHHLDIIHRNLKPSNIILVSSDHCKLQDLSSNVLMTNKAKWNIRAEEDPFHKSWMAPEALNFSFSQKSDIWSLGCIILDMTSCSFMDSTEAMYLRKSLRQSPGSLETVLKTMEEKQIPDAETFGNLLPGMLQIDPSDRITIKDVVHITFLSGSFKSSCISLTLYRETVPASITDMLLEGNVASILDPRRGCTHSSQASVVPRDRALRPWSSERSLPCLPVPAEVMQNFSGWPEVQFRAMKRLLKMPADQLGLPWRPELVEVVVTTMQLHDRVLDIQLCACSLLLHLLGQAMVHHPEAKALCNQAITSAVLSALWSYPEEESLLVLVYSLLAITTTQESQSESESVSEELQNAGLLEHILEHLNSSLESRDVCVSGLGLLWALLLDGIIVNKAPLEKVPDLISQVLATYPADGEMAEASCGVFWLLSLLGCIKEQQFEQVVALLLQSIRLCQNRVLLVNNAYRGLASLVEVSELAAFKVVVQEEGGSGLSLIKETYQLHKDDPEVVENVGMLLVHLASYEEILPELVSSSMKALVQEIKERFTSSLVSDRSAFSKPGLPPGGSPQPGCTASGGLEQMIAWN; the protein is encoded by the exons GTGGAATGCATGGATGACCATCAAGCCAGTCAAGCCCTGGAGGAG CTGATGCCACTGCTGAAGCTGCGGCACGCCCACATCTCCGTGTACCGGGAGCTGTTCATCACGTGGAATGGGGAG ATCTCTTCTCTGTACCTCTGCCTGGTGATGGAGTTCAACAAGCTCAGCTTCCAGGAGGTCATTGAGGATAAGAGGAAGGCAAAGGAAATCATTGACTCTAAG TGGATGCAGAATGTGCTGGGCCAGGTGCTGGACGCGCTGGAATACCTGCACCATTTGGACATCATCCACAG GAATCTCAAACCCTCCAACATCATCCTCGTCAGCAGTGACCACTGCAAACTGCAGGACCTGAGCTCCAACGTGCTAATGACGAACAAAGCCAAATGGAATATCCGTGCGGAGGAAG ACCCCTTTCATAAGTCCTGGATGGCCCCTGAAGCCCTCAACTTCTCCTTCAGCCAGAAATCAGACATCTGGTCCCTGGGCTGCATCATTCTGGACATGACCAGCTGCTCCTTCATGGAT AGCACAGAAGCCATGTATCTGCGGAAGTCCCTCCGCCAGAGCCCGGGCAGCCTGGAGACCGTCCTGAAGACAATGGAGGAGAAGCAGATCCCGGATGCAGAAACCTTCGGGAATCTTCTGCCCGGGATGCTCCAGATCGACCCCTCGGATCGAATAACGATAAA GGACGTGGTGCACATCACCTTCTTGAGCGGCTCCTTCAAGTCATCATGCATCTCTCTGACCCTGTACCGGGAGACGGTGCCTGCGTCCATCACCGACATGCTGTTAGAAGGCAACGTGGCCAGCATTTTAG ATCCGAGGAGGGGATGCACACACAGCAGCCAGGCCAGTGTGGTGCCGAGAGACAGGGCCCTGAGGCCCTGGTCCTCAGAAAGGtccctcccctgccttcctgTCCCTGCAGAGGTCATGCAGAACTTCTCTGGCTGGCCCGAAGTCCAGTTCAGGGCCATGAAGAGGCTTCTGAAAATGCCTGCAGATCAGCTAG GTCTGCCGTGGCGCCCGGagctggtggaggtggtggtcACGACCATGCAGCTGCATGACAGGGTCCTTGACATCCAGCTGTGTGCCTGCTCCCTGCTGCTGCACCTCCTGGGCCAAG CGATGGTGCACCACCCAGAAGCCAAGGCTCTCTGTAACCAAGCCATCACCTCTGCCGTGCTGAGTGCTCTTTGGAGCTACCCCGAGGAGGAGTCACTCCTTGTCTTGGTCTACAGCCTGCTCGCCATCACCACAACCCAGG AGTCACAGTCAGAGTCAGAGTCAGTGTCAGAGGAGCTGCAGAACGCCGGGCTGCTGGAGCACATCCTGGAGCACCTCAACAGCTCCCTCGAAAGCAGGGACGTCTGCGTCAGTGGCCTGGGCCTGCTCTGGGCCCTCCTGCTGGATG GTATCATTGTGAACAAGGCCCCTTTGGAGAAGGTCCCGGACCTCATCAGCCAGGTGTTGGCCACCTACCCTGCGGATGGGGAAATGGCGGAAGCCAGCTGCGGAGTCTTCTGGCTGCTGTCCCTACTGG GCTGCATCAAGGAGCAGCAGTTTGAACAAGTGGTGGCGCTGCTCCTGCAAAGCATCCGGCTGTGCCAGAACAGAGTCCTGCTGGTGAACAATGCCTACCGGGGACTGGCCAGCCTGGTGGAAGTGTCAG AGCTGGCGGCCTTCAAGGTGGTGGTGCAGGAGGAGGGCGGCAGTGGCCTCAGCCTCATCAAGGAGACCTACCAGCTCCACAAGGATGACCCAGAGGTGGTGGAGAACGTGGGCATGCTGCTGGTCCACTTGGCTTCCTACG AAGAGATCCTGCCGGAGCTGGTGTCCAGCAGTATGAAGGCCCTGGTCCAGGAGATCAAGGAGCGCTTCACCTCCAGCCTGGTGAGTGACAGAAGCGCCTTCAGCAAACCAGGCCTCCCTCCAGGTGGAAGCCCCCAGCCGGGGTGCACCGCGTCCGGGGGCCTGGAACAGATGATTGCGTGGAACTGA
- the STKLD1 gene encoding serine/threonine kinase-like domain-containing protein STKLD1 isoform X9: MYLRKSLRQSPGSLETVLKTMEEKQIPDAETFGNLLPGMLQIDPSDRITIKDVVHITFLSGSFKSSCISLTLYRETVPASITDMLLEGNVASILEVMQNFSGWPEVQFRAMKRLLKMPADQLGLPWRPELVEVVVTTMQLHDRVLDIQLCACSLLLHLLGQAMVHHPEAKALCNQAITSAVLSALWSYPEEESLLVLVYSLLAITTTQESQSESESVSEELQNAGLLEHILEHLNSSLESRDVCVSGLGLLWALLLDGIIVNKAPLEKVPDLISQVLATYPADGEMAEASCGVFWLLSLLGCIKEQQFEQVVALLLQSIRLCQNRVLLVNNAYRGLASLVEVSELAAFKVVVQEEGGSGLSLIKETYQLHKDDPEVVENVGMLLVHLASYEEILPELVSSSMKALVQEIKERFTSSLVSDRSAFSKPGLPPGGSPQPGCTASGGLEQMIAWN, from the exons ATGTATCTGCGGAAGTCCCTCCGCCAGAGCCCGGGCAGCCTGGAGACCGTCCTGAAGACAATGGAGGAGAAGCAGATCCCGGATGCAGAAACCTTCGGGAATCTTCTGCCCGGGATGCTCCAGATCGACCCCTCGGATCGAATAACGATAAA GGACGTGGTGCACATCACCTTCTTGAGCGGCTCCTTCAAGTCATCATGCATCTCTCTGACCCTGTACCGGGAGACGGTGCCTGCGTCCATCACCGACATGCTGTTAGAAGGCAACGTGGCCAGCATTTTAG AGGTCATGCAGAACTTCTCTGGCTGGCCCGAAGTCCAGTTCAGGGCCATGAAGAGGCTTCTGAAAATGCCTGCAGATCAGCTAG GTCTGCCGTGGCGCCCGGagctggtggaggtggtggtcACGACCATGCAGCTGCATGACAGGGTCCTTGACATCCAGCTGTGTGCCTGCTCCCTGCTGCTGCACCTCCTGGGCCAAG CGATGGTGCACCACCCAGAAGCCAAGGCTCTCTGTAACCAAGCCATCACCTCTGCCGTGCTGAGTGCTCTTTGGAGCTACCCCGAGGAGGAGTCACTCCTTGTCTTGGTCTACAGCCTGCTCGCCATCACCACAACCCAGG AGTCACAGTCAGAGTCAGAGTCAGTGTCAGAGGAGCTGCAGAACGCCGGGCTGCTGGAGCACATCCTGGAGCACCTCAACAGCTCCCTCGAAAGCAGGGACGTCTGCGTCAGTGGCCTGGGCCTGCTCTGGGCCCTCCTGCTGGATG GTATCATTGTGAACAAGGCCCCTTTGGAGAAGGTCCCGGACCTCATCAGCCAGGTGTTGGCCACCTACCCTGCGGATGGGGAAATGGCGGAAGCCAGCTGCGGAGTCTTCTGGCTGCTGTCCCTACTGG GCTGCATCAAGGAGCAGCAGTTTGAACAAGTGGTGGCGCTGCTCCTGCAAAGCATCCGGCTGTGCCAGAACAGAGTCCTGCTGGTGAACAATGCCTACCGGGGACTGGCCAGCCTGGTGGAAGTGTCAG AGCTGGCGGCCTTCAAGGTGGTGGTGCAGGAGGAGGGCGGCAGTGGCCTCAGCCTCATCAAGGAGACCTACCAGCTCCACAAGGATGACCCAGAGGTGGTGGAGAACGTGGGCATGCTGCTGGTCCACTTGGCTTCCTACG AAGAGATCCTGCCGGAGCTGGTGTCCAGCAGTATGAAGGCCCTGGTCCAGGAGATCAAGGAGCGCTTCACCTCCAGCCTGGTGAGTGACAGAAGCGCCTTCAGCAAACCAGGCCTCCCTCCAGGTGGAAGCCCCCAGCCGGGGTGCACCGCGTCCGGGGGCCTGGAACAGATGATTGCGTGGAACTGA
- the STKLD1 gene encoding serine/threonine kinase-like domain-containing protein STKLD1 isoform X4, with protein MLGPESDGRRPTQGERGPGYPGEPMDKYQVLYQLNPGALGVNLVVEEMETKVKRVIKQVECMDDHQASQALEELMPLLKLRHAHISVYRELFITWNGEISSLYLCLVMEFNKLSFQEVIEDKRKAKEIIDSKWMQNVLGQVLDALEYLHHLDIIHRNLKPSNIILVSSDHCKLQDLSSNVLMTNKAKWNIRAEEDPFHKSWMAPEALNFSFSQKSDIWSLGCIILDMTSCSFMDSTEAMYLRKSLRQSPGSLETVLKTMEEKQIPDAETFGNLLPGMLQIDPSDRITIKDVVHITFLSGSFKSSCISLTLYRETVPASITDMLLEGNVASILEVMQNFSGWPEVQFRAMKRLLKMPADQLGLPWRPELVEVVVTTMQLHDRVLDIQLCACSLLLHLLGQAMVHHPEAKALCNQAITSAVLSALWSYPEEESLLVLVYSLLAITTTQESQSESESVSEELQNAGLLEHILEHLNSSLESRDVCVSGLGLLWALLLDGIIVNKAPLEKVPDLISQVLATYPADGEMAEASCGVFWLLSLLGCIKEQQFEQVVALLLQSIRLCQNRVLLVNNAYRGLASLVEVSELAAFKVVVQEEGGSGLSLIKETYQLHKDDPEVVENVGMLLVHLASYEEILPELVSSSMKALVQEIKERFTSSLVSDRSAFSKPGLPPGGSPQPGCTASGGLEQMIAWN; from the exons GTGGAATGCATGGATGACCATCAAGCCAGTCAAGCCCTGGAGGAG CTGATGCCACTGCTGAAGCTGCGGCACGCCCACATCTCCGTGTACCGGGAGCTGTTCATCACGTGGAATGGGGAG ATCTCTTCTCTGTACCTCTGCCTGGTGATGGAGTTCAACAAGCTCAGCTTCCAGGAGGTCATTGAGGATAAGAGGAAGGCAAAGGAAATCATTGACTCTAAG TGGATGCAGAATGTGCTGGGCCAGGTGCTGGACGCGCTGGAATACCTGCACCATTTGGACATCATCCACAG GAATCTCAAACCCTCCAACATCATCCTCGTCAGCAGTGACCACTGCAAACTGCAGGACCTGAGCTCCAACGTGCTAATGACGAACAAAGCCAAATGGAATATCCGTGCGGAGGAAG ACCCCTTTCATAAGTCCTGGATGGCCCCTGAAGCCCTCAACTTCTCCTTCAGCCAGAAATCAGACATCTGGTCCCTGGGCTGCATCATTCTGGACATGACCAGCTGCTCCTTCATGGAT AGCACAGAAGCCATGTATCTGCGGAAGTCCCTCCGCCAGAGCCCGGGCAGCCTGGAGACCGTCCTGAAGACAATGGAGGAGAAGCAGATCCCGGATGCAGAAACCTTCGGGAATCTTCTGCCCGGGATGCTCCAGATCGACCCCTCGGATCGAATAACGATAAA GGACGTGGTGCACATCACCTTCTTGAGCGGCTCCTTCAAGTCATCATGCATCTCTCTGACCCTGTACCGGGAGACGGTGCCTGCGTCCATCACCGACATGCTGTTAGAAGGCAACGTGGCCAGCATTTTAG AGGTCATGCAGAACTTCTCTGGCTGGCCCGAAGTCCAGTTCAGGGCCATGAAGAGGCTTCTGAAAATGCCTGCAGATCAGCTAG GTCTGCCGTGGCGCCCGGagctggtggaggtggtggtcACGACCATGCAGCTGCATGACAGGGTCCTTGACATCCAGCTGTGTGCCTGCTCCCTGCTGCTGCACCTCCTGGGCCAAG CGATGGTGCACCACCCAGAAGCCAAGGCTCTCTGTAACCAAGCCATCACCTCTGCCGTGCTGAGTGCTCTTTGGAGCTACCCCGAGGAGGAGTCACTCCTTGTCTTGGTCTACAGCCTGCTCGCCATCACCACAACCCAGG AGTCACAGTCAGAGTCAGAGTCAGTGTCAGAGGAGCTGCAGAACGCCGGGCTGCTGGAGCACATCCTGGAGCACCTCAACAGCTCCCTCGAAAGCAGGGACGTCTGCGTCAGTGGCCTGGGCCTGCTCTGGGCCCTCCTGCTGGATG GTATCATTGTGAACAAGGCCCCTTTGGAGAAGGTCCCGGACCTCATCAGCCAGGTGTTGGCCACCTACCCTGCGGATGGGGAAATGGCGGAAGCCAGCTGCGGAGTCTTCTGGCTGCTGTCCCTACTGG GCTGCATCAAGGAGCAGCAGTTTGAACAAGTGGTGGCGCTGCTCCTGCAAAGCATCCGGCTGTGCCAGAACAGAGTCCTGCTGGTGAACAATGCCTACCGGGGACTGGCCAGCCTGGTGGAAGTGTCAG AGCTGGCGGCCTTCAAGGTGGTGGTGCAGGAGGAGGGCGGCAGTGGCCTCAGCCTCATCAAGGAGACCTACCAGCTCCACAAGGATGACCCAGAGGTGGTGGAGAACGTGGGCATGCTGCTGGTCCACTTGGCTTCCTACG AAGAGATCCTGCCGGAGCTGGTGTCCAGCAGTATGAAGGCCCTGGTCCAGGAGATCAAGGAGCGCTTCACCTCCAGCCTGGTGAGTGACAGAAGCGCCTTCAGCAAACCAGGCCTCCCTCCAGGTGGAAGCCCCCAGCCGGGGTGCACCGCGTCCGGGGGCCTGGAACAGATGATTGCGTGGAACTGA
- the STKLD1 gene encoding serine/threonine kinase-like domain-containing protein STKLD1 isoform X6: MLGPESDGRRPTQGERGPGYPGEPMDKYQVLYQLNPGALGVNLVVEEMETKVKRVIKQVECMDDHQASQALEELMPLLKLRHAHISVYRELFITWNGEISSLYLCLVMEFNKLSFQEVIEDKRKAKEIIDSKSTEAMYLRKSLRQSPGSLETVLKTMEEKQIPDAETFGNLLPGMLQIDPSDRITIKDVVHITFLSGSFKSSCISLTLYRETVPASITDMLLEGNVASILDPRRGCTHSSQASVVPRDRALRPWSSERSLPCLPVPAEVMQNFSGWPEVQFRAMKRLLKMPADQLGLPWRPELVEVVVTTMQLHDRVLDIQLCACSLLLHLLGQAMVHHPEAKALCNQAITSAVLSALWSYPEEESLLVLVYSLLAITTTQESQSESESVSEELQNAGLLEHILEHLNSSLESRDVCVSGLGLLWALLLDGIIVNKAPLEKVPDLISQVLATYPADGEMAEASCGVFWLLSLLGCIKEQQFEQVVALLLQSIRLCQNRVLLVNNAYRGLASLVEVSELAAFKVVVQEEGGSGLSLIKETYQLHKDDPEVVENVGMLLVHLASYEEILPELVSSSMKALVQEIKERFTSSLVSDRSAFSKPGLPPGGSPQPGCTASGGLEQMIAWN; encoded by the exons GTGGAATGCATGGATGACCATCAAGCCAGTCAAGCCCTGGAGGAG CTGATGCCACTGCTGAAGCTGCGGCACGCCCACATCTCCGTGTACCGGGAGCTGTTCATCACGTGGAATGGGGAG ATCTCTTCTCTGTACCTCTGCCTGGTGATGGAGTTCAACAAGCTCAGCTTCCAGGAGGTCATTGAGGATAAGAGGAAGGCAAAGGAAATCATTGACTCTAAG AGCACAGAAGCCATGTATCTGCGGAAGTCCCTCCGCCAGAGCCCGGGCAGCCTGGAGACCGTCCTGAAGACAATGGAGGAGAAGCAGATCCCGGATGCAGAAACCTTCGGGAATCTTCTGCCCGGGATGCTCCAGATCGACCCCTCGGATCGAATAACGATAAA GGACGTGGTGCACATCACCTTCTTGAGCGGCTCCTTCAAGTCATCATGCATCTCTCTGACCCTGTACCGGGAGACGGTGCCTGCGTCCATCACCGACATGCTGTTAGAAGGCAACGTGGCCAGCATTTTAG ATCCGAGGAGGGGATGCACACACAGCAGCCAGGCCAGTGTGGTGCCGAGAGACAGGGCCCTGAGGCCCTGGTCCTCAGAAAGGtccctcccctgccttcctgTCCCTGCAGAGGTCATGCAGAACTTCTCTGGCTGGCCCGAAGTCCAGTTCAGGGCCATGAAGAGGCTTCTGAAAATGCCTGCAGATCAGCTAG GTCTGCCGTGGCGCCCGGagctggtggaggtggtggtcACGACCATGCAGCTGCATGACAGGGTCCTTGACATCCAGCTGTGTGCCTGCTCCCTGCTGCTGCACCTCCTGGGCCAAG CGATGGTGCACCACCCAGAAGCCAAGGCTCTCTGTAACCAAGCCATCACCTCTGCCGTGCTGAGTGCTCTTTGGAGCTACCCCGAGGAGGAGTCACTCCTTGTCTTGGTCTACAGCCTGCTCGCCATCACCACAACCCAGG AGTCACAGTCAGAGTCAGAGTCAGTGTCAGAGGAGCTGCAGAACGCCGGGCTGCTGGAGCACATCCTGGAGCACCTCAACAGCTCCCTCGAAAGCAGGGACGTCTGCGTCAGTGGCCTGGGCCTGCTCTGGGCCCTCCTGCTGGATG GTATCATTGTGAACAAGGCCCCTTTGGAGAAGGTCCCGGACCTCATCAGCCAGGTGTTGGCCACCTACCCTGCGGATGGGGAAATGGCGGAAGCCAGCTGCGGAGTCTTCTGGCTGCTGTCCCTACTGG GCTGCATCAAGGAGCAGCAGTTTGAACAAGTGGTGGCGCTGCTCCTGCAAAGCATCCGGCTGTGCCAGAACAGAGTCCTGCTGGTGAACAATGCCTACCGGGGACTGGCCAGCCTGGTGGAAGTGTCAG AGCTGGCGGCCTTCAAGGTGGTGGTGCAGGAGGAGGGCGGCAGTGGCCTCAGCCTCATCAAGGAGACCTACCAGCTCCACAAGGATGACCCAGAGGTGGTGGAGAACGTGGGCATGCTGCTGGTCCACTTGGCTTCCTACG AAGAGATCCTGCCGGAGCTGGTGTCCAGCAGTATGAAGGCCCTGGTCCAGGAGATCAAGGAGCGCTTCACCTCCAGCCTGGTGAGTGACAGAAGCGCCTTCAGCAAACCAGGCCTCCCTCCAGGTGGAAGCCCCCAGCCGGGGTGCACCGCGTCCGGGGGCCTGGAACAGATGATTGCGTGGAACTGA